tttttacacaGACTGATGTTATTTCGACCTATGTGTTTGCTTGAATCgctgccatttttttttttttacacgcAGTAGTTTCGAGTTGACATTGTGCCGCTTAGactttttatttagagtctgaGTCCCGACCCTGGTCCTCCCATAGGCTCTTGAGtcctctttttaaaaatttgtattacattttgcaacaaaaatcaagtGTGATATATAGCACTTAAGTtcgtaagaaaaaacatttttcattacCGTGTTTACGGACTGATGTGGACTTTATGGACTCTTGTTATCCAACAAAGTCACATAATTCTCTCTATATTATTCATGCATTTTGCTGCATAGACGTGGAACGACAgtctgttttataaaaaatctcaTTCCATGCGTATGAAAAAATCGCACCGTGGCTTCAACGCTTAGTACTAGTTTTTGTGTGAAAGCAGGTTTTGCAGAGAATTATAGTATATTATGTTATTGTTGACGAGActttaaattatataatatttgTATAAAGTCCAAATAAGAAAATACATTGCTAGAGTTAAAAAAATGTCTCTTATAACGATACCCgcattcttttcaaaatggtagccaATAACTTTGTGATATGAATATAGATAAAAGTTTTACAAGAgttaaaagattaaaataatatatatacacatttcTTTCTCTGTGTATTTACAAAGGTAACGTgttaaaaattaacaatttgCAGCAGGTTAGGTAGTAAGTTTAGCGTCATCACATGCTAATTCAAAATCGTCTATTACGtcagtttgttttaaaattattatgtgTGTGGCTACCTCGTATGCACATTAAGGACAATCTTAAAGAATGAAATCTTACAACGAATCCAGGTGAGTACTTTTTCGTATCTGTCGTCACTTTTCTTTGCAATGCGTTCTGCAACATGTTTGTGACAAATAGAGCACTCGGGATTTTCACCACCGTTTGTTGAAAATATCAATGGAGTGAATGTTCTGTGCTCCATGTCCATTACAATGTTGTTGTAATTgcgtttcttttctttttcatgCTTTTGAAAAATCTGTTTGTTCGATAGATGAATCTGGGATTGCGCGTTCGGATTTGTGACGCGTATGTCAAAAAAGGCATTCTGCCCGGGTCTCCATACTGCGCGTGCTCGTACGTCGGGTCGTGCTTCGTCCTCGGAGATGCCTTTTACGTGTTCTCCATCTAATGGTTTTAGTGCAGGCTCGACTTCAACATCGTTATGAACCTACCTCAATAAATTTGCTTCAAAATCGCGGTGATTTTTATGGCGAATTGTTACGAATCCTCCCTTTTTGTAGTTGAGGGCGTGAGTAACGTTGTAGTATTCACCATACGGGCATTTACTTGGAAGACCCTGGATACTTTTGTTGTACCTGAGACTTATCGCGTCTCTAAACTCCCCTTTGTTTAGTACAAAACCATGGTCTTCCAGTGGTATACCACTTAACCAGTTGGAGGCTCCCTTTTCTTACGTTTGTCGAACAGCTCTGATAGTAACGTTGGAGAGACTTCCTTCGATCTTACTAACACGTGTTTTCATTATCGATGTTTTGTTGGTGTGAATCTCGCGTCTGATGGCTGTTACTTCATCGTCATTTGGGAGTTCATTGCTTTGGAGCATCATTATTGCTGCGAGAGGAGTTGTCAACTTTTTCGATGTTTTGTGTTCGGTTATGGCCTATTCAGCGTATATTGGTGTACTCAATCCCCCTAGAAAGATGGGTAGTGAGATAAGTTCACGTTCACTACCTGTAAATGACGTCCTGATTAAAGCTGGGAGAAACTTATCGTTGATTACTTCGTCGAGAGgtttaacaaattttttcatGCCGGGTATCGTTCTAAGGAAATAACTAAACCGGTGAGTCTCGCCGTGAATAAATGCTGTCTTTGATGTCAACTGCAGTATTTAAAAACTGTTCTTCCCTTGATTTCTTCATCATTCCAATGGTGGTATTCTATGGATAGTCAAAAGTTTTCGTcgatctgcaaaaaaaaatgtgcaCCCGACTACCAAGACTTTTTGCAGTCTGCAAAATCCTTAGCTTTTGCATATCAAAAACCCCGTTTGATGATATCAACCGGGTTTTCATCTCCGGATATGATTTCACTGTAAAGAATTTGTTACTTCTCGAATTTCTAATCTGAAGTGTTAAGTCGAGTCACCCCAGAAATTAACTTCTTCAACTAGTAagatttcttttattattaatttgCGAAGTCTTGGAAAGGTTTGATGCTTCGTTTGGGTAACTCTTTTCTTTGACATCACGAGACTGACTGGTATTGCACAATTTATTAAGTAGGCAACTCTGTCATAGCCCTTTTCCGATGCGTTTCCAAATAAGTGCAATTGaaatttagttgtaaaattggtTTTGTCACACTTTTTAATTCTAAATGTCTTCAAAGATCGCAGACCACAATGTCAATTCTTCTATGCAATTTATATGGTGTCAGCCTGAATCCACCAAACTTCATAGATTCCGGGACTTTTTCCACTTTCCACATTTTTGACGGATTTTAGTAGATCATCCACGTAAAAGGACTTCAGGATGCATTGAATTGATGTGGTATTCTCTTTCTCAAAATTGTCTCTCCCAAATCGTTGGTCCTTGGCACCGAAGATGTGTACCAGCGTCTGATAGGTATCGGGTTGCACTTCTGGAGCCCTTCTCCACAAAAATTTCAAGGATTTTAGTGCAGAAATTGCAATTGGATATAGACGAAAAGGCATTAGAACTCTCGTGAGGTTGTTTATTATCATTCAGACTGTGACCGTTGTGTTTTGGCGCCGCATCTAATACCACTGTAATTCTCTTTGAAAATTCGGCTGACTTTCAATCTTTCTTTTCACCAACAAAGTATGGTGTCTTTCGGATCATCCAGATTCGAAGCAGCTGTATTTTGATGCGCATTTCGAGGTGAAATTGTTTTCAACAGTTTGAAGAGCACATCTAAAGTTTCTTAGCAGTCTGAAATCGTTACTCTGCATATATTTTCTTGTATTATGGACACTTGAAAAATGGATATTCCACCTTGCATATACGACTAACGTTGTAGTCACTTTTCCCGCGATGCTAGAGTTCcagttaacaacaacaacaaaaacaaaaagaacaacCGCAAGCGCAAGCGCAACGACAAAatcgacgacaacaacaacgacaacgacaacaacgcaACAAGTCAAACGTTATTCGCTAAAATCATTTTGGTGAACTTGTGCTTGATGTGGTGGcatttaaaagttattattaTGTTTTCATTATTCATTGAATCCATTACAAATAATTCTTAGCTCTTTATCTAAGTAAGTTCAAAGGCGACATTATAAAAATCAATAGGCTTATAATCAAATCAAATTGCGCATTTATACTAATAATTCACGAGAAAGATTCTTTACAAAATGTCTTAAAATAGTACATTCGTgaattatctttaaaaaaattttgacctAGCGAAAAATAACTACAAAAAGCTAAACTTAAATTCTCGAACAAACTAtcggattattattattatttccgaATTTATATACAGGATGAGCATGTAAAGTAAAAAATACTGTGATAAATATACGtcctgtaaaagaaaaaaacaaaattgttagTTTGGATGTTTAtattacttttcaaaaatatattcatataCAATATAAATTACACTAAACGAATCATTCTTTTAACATATCTACAGGAAACAAAGAAAACATGCGTGAGATCTGTATCATAGCAGCGAAATTCGGCGCATGCGTATTAGCGGAGATGTATACCATCCAACACTTCACGTGTTTATTTGTGGGTTTTGCTCAAACAGAAACTCCGCCTGTAACGAGAAAAAAAAGGAAGTTACGTTACCAGAGAAGGGCCTACGAAACAACGCACTCTTTTAAACACAGTATTTTTTAGTTTAGGAAATGTTAATGGTTGTCCACATAAGCTATTAAATTCGCGCGAAACTCTAATGCggcaaataaaattatttcacgCCATGGGTGGGGGTTGACGAATGCTCAAATTTGCAAAGCACAAAACAGCGACACTGATACGTAAAATCACACTGTCCTCACAAATAAATTACCTCATGCTGCCGCCATCAGTctcaaaataattaaacaaacaaaaaaaaatcagcagTTAGATTTGCTTTTCGCCAGAATGATAGAAACAAGAATGAAGGTCGACGTGAATAAGAACGCCAGCCATAATGAACTTTAAGGAACTATTTCCTGGACATACAAGTTGTCCATTTATTGAAATTTCGCAAATTAAACAAAATCTAATTTTCACATCTTCTAAAGTACGTCCGTTACTTTAGAAGATGTGAAAAttagattttatttaatttgccCAACCCAAGCCCCCATTATTATTTGGATTTTCCTTGATAACAATTGGTTTTGACTTACCAAGAAATCGATGGGATCATCTGGTCTTACTTTTGTACATTCcaaaagtccttgtgtcaatgTAGGCATGACGTACTTCATGAGGTAGTTGCGAAGAGGAATGGATTGAGTTTCAagcatttcttcttcttcttttttaacatCATTCAATCGACTACGCTAAAAGAAGTGAGGAAAGCAAAAATATAATCCGCATATCAAGTGTTAGCAGTTTGTCGAACTTCTTTTAACGAAAGTCTTATTTTCTATCGACAAACTGCGACATTCCCATTACATCTAAATATACATATTCAGCATTATAGCAGGAGTAAATAAACCTCGCACCCATTCTTCTAGTTTCTTGGCTCGGTCTCGGGCTTCTTCTGCTTCCAATTTCTCTATTTCATCTTGTTGACGTCGATGCATATCCAACTGAAATATTGAATGTACGAAATGTAAACTTTCCTTCTTCGTACCGTGACAACGTATGCAGAAAAAAGGGCGTAGAAAGATGTCCTTAATGTTCTTTCACTCAGCAAAACATACAGTAGAACCAGCTCTCTTTGCCTCTTAGAAAACTTCCCGATTAAGTAAAATTATGGAGTGGTGAATGACATATTATAACCTCTCTCTCGATCTCTCGTCTTTTCATTTCTGCTATCTCTTCTAATGTGGgaccttaaaaaaaatataaaatcttaGAACAGCAAATCAAAAACCCCTACCTTAAAAGAACTTTATTCCGCCATTCCTCTCTGTATAATTTTTTCACGAAATTAAACAGGAAGGctgatttttcttttatgtttacTTTAATTAGAATGAAAGTAAGTGATAGGTTAGGAAGCAAACGAAACATCTGGAAATTAAACTCAATAATAACAGAGTTGAAAGCAAACTTTCCCTATGCATCTAAACCGGGCTGAGGATTTCAAGTTCCGGTGATAGATCGCAAATGCTCAAAAAAGCAGcatgattttattaaaaaaaccggcTTTAAAATGACATGTTAATCGAGCATTAACATGTTAAAAGATTAAATATTATTCGGTTTGGACATTTTATCTGTCTGCGGAAAACCATCTTTTTACTGTACTTTAAGAGCCCTATTATTGTAATCGTTCCAAAAGGTTAAGCATTAAGTGTTACATGGATCTTCAACagacatataaaaaaattaacgcaCAAAGAATGTTCAAACATGGCAGACAAGGAAAACACAGAATAAGCTGGTCTTTAGTTTTCAGCTAATCGTGACACTCAAGGACAGAACCTTTCACTGGAATTAAATGTTGCATACCATAGTTTCGTTTGTTTCCAATAATTTGGATAATCTTCTCCAATGTCTGACGCATTTGCGGTGTATGATCCTGCGTCACATCTAAAATATATTGACAAAATAAAACTACCTTGACAGAAGTATTTTAGCGGGAAGAATTTTTCGAGAATACGCGAAATTTCGTGCGGATTCGTGAAATATGCCAAAATCAAAGATTTGCGACAATTTTttcttgtgaaaaaaatttggaattgcTCGACTCATGACAATAAAATCTACATTATTTGTATAAAGTGGTTAAAGAAGAAAGAGATGAGAATATAGCATGGAAAACTCTGACGAATGTAGAAAGCCTTCGCACTATTTTAGCTACACTATTAGCATTTACATCGTTAGTCGTTTTTCTTTCCCTTCATTGTAAACACCAAATGTCTTctagcaaaatttaaaaaaaaaaaaaacgaaataaagtTCACGAAAAgttctttctaaaaattgatgcACGtgtaaagttatattttttcgATTCGAGAAAATTTATCGACgcgtaaattatatttttttgcaattttcaaaaataaatgcacGCGAAACAAACTTACACttaacaaaacgtaaaactCGCTAAAATTCTTAACTTCGAGAATTATCAGGCTATAAACTCGCTAAAATTCGTAACTGCGAGAATTATCAGGCTATAAACTCGCTAAAATTCGTAACTGCGAGAATTATCAGGCTATAAACTCGCTAAAATTCGTAACTGCGAGAATTATCAGGCGATAAACTCGCTAAAATTCGTAACTGCGAGAATTATCAGGCTATAAACTCGCTAAAATTCGTAACTGCGAAAATTATCAGGCTATGTACTTGCTAAAATTCGGAACTGCGAGAATTATCAGGCTATggcaaacataaaaaacaatcagtttttattgatttccaCTTCTAACTAACGAAAACACTTGTGCTAATAAACTTAGTGCTTAGTGCTTTAGGGACGATGTCAAGTTACTTCGGTGTCCTCACTATTCGATAGTCGATCAAACTTTACGCGTGCAACACAGTGTGTACCAAATACATCATATATATTAAGAGCATACAGCAACATGTTCACAAGATAAAGACACCTACCTATGTGTTCTGGATGTATTTCTAGCTCATCAAAGTAATTCAGGATAGTTTCATCATCGCTGTTGACAGACCTGTACTCTGCCAGTCTTCTGTGTAAACCTTCTTCAGTATTGTGAGTTCCCGCAACTTCGTTTTCTGGCAGATTCATCACGCGCTTGCGCAAGAATTCGTCTGATGCATTCAGTGAAATGACAAACTCTATAGAAATTGACCAATTAAATTGTCAGTGAATATGTTGTCATGGACCAGAACAAAGATGGCATCGATTTGGGGAACGTTAGATCAAATTGAACCAATATGAGATAAAGATATTGTTAATTAAAGTCCACTTGGCCCTTAAGAACCTTCAGTTCAATAGTTAATTTTGCAGGCCCAAAGAAAGTACGTTGTTACGTTAGGTATTAAGTCATGAGCGTAGACTACTGTATTATATAGGCGAGGCGCTCATGTTGCATATCAGTTATCCGGTGGAGGAATGGGGGAATATCTTTTTTTTACGATGTTCTACTACATGGGAAAGAATGGAAGgaaagaaacaattttttgtaaaatatcatCCTTAAGATAAATAACGATAAAAAAAGGTCAATGAACGAACTTTAAGAGCAGGCGGCCTAAccataaaacaatttaaaaaaacaacaacttaaattAAAAGACAAATACATAAAAAGGGTATAACTTAAATCAAAGATCAACAAAAACATAAGAactaaaatagttttttaatttatgaaaaTAGAATCACTGCAAGAATCCTTAAAAATAATCATTTTCTTTAACTAGGACAAGTGCGTTAAAATGACTGACTACCTATTAGTAACATTTAAGATCAAAATACAAACAGACCTGGCATAATTTTGGCGTCGTAACCAACCGGATTTTCCTCGTTCTCCATTTCGTCATCATCTTCCTCaactaatataaaaagaaaaaaatactcaaaaaaattacttttccctTGTTTTTTGTCGGAGAAAAAATATTAGTGAAGGAAGGCGAATTTCTGGAGTTGAATCTGAATGACATGTTTCAGGGAAGAATTATTCGAAAATGAGAAGAAAATCTTCCAAAAAGAAAAGATGTGAAAAtttcgaaaattaatttttaggtcttttaattttcaaaaatgagtcAGGATGCCATTTTATTGTGACCAGAGTGTTTCCAAGAGAAAATCATATTTCAAAAATTAGTCAAATGTACATTTTTccaattagaaaaaataatctTTGGCAAAATGTTAATTTTCGCAGAATTAATACAAGTAGGCACTTGTACATACATAACCGGTGTCACGCTCACCTGAAAACAAAAGACTAGCTTGCTCCATATTCTTGGGAAAACCGTCTAATATAAATCCCTGCAAAGTAAAAGCATATCATCCAGTTAGATTAGCTTTTATATACGTTGCAAATCAATCCTTACAGATGCAACGAAATGGTTCAAGTAAGCTCCCTATCATTAAAACTACCCTGAATCCTCACATTCTTTAAAATAGCGTGTGATAAACAGACCTTAATAGCAAAACACGACGTACTTAGCGCTGGCCGGCACATGTTTATTTGAAACCGAAATGCGCGTAAAACTAAAAATGGTAGCGATTCAAGCAAATTCATTGGTCGAAATAATGAAATTACGTTCTTATACACTTATAGACTGATccaaaaccaacagccgttatATGTTTCGATGAAAATACCTGATTCTGACAAGGCATTGAATGAAGTTTATCTTTGAAGAACTGAATCAGTAGGTAATCTTCCAATCGAcctatgtaaaaataaaatcatttaatTGAACGTTGTACGAAATGTTGTTACATATGCAGAAAACGCAATCAGCAAGAAACCAAAACCAAAACcaaagcaaaaacaaacaaacaaacaaacaaaaaacaaacaccaCACCATTATTTCTTTCCTTGCACTCCTCTATTTCTTCCAGCATTTTCTGACTTTCTTGCGCCTTCATgtcatcatcttcatcttcCACGTCTTCGCTGTCAGCTCTTGCTGCTGACACTttctaaaaaatgtgtttaagtCCATGTTAAACGTTGAAGCGAGTAGCTAATGACACACGAGTAGCTAATGACACaatcatttgaaaaaaaatgtcaaaaataagaGACATTCCAGACTTTACGACCAATTTCTAACACCAAATGCCATATATTTCCTAGTGTTTTTTCCTTaagttttgtgtttttaatgACAACACAGATTTTAACTTATAACAAAATCAAGATctgaaataacaacaacaacaaaaacgcgacacagaatttataaaaaaacttatcgGACTTTCTGTAATTTCCGAGGCAATTCAGTTTTTCCTGATATGAAAATAGGTTTTCAAAGCAAATACGGTATTACACAATTTTCTTAAGTTTCGATTTGTCTaagtaatttttaagtaaaagcaTTATGCTTATTGGCATTTAGTCGCAGATACGTGCCGTCCTGGACGCCGGAATCTCACAACTGATCTGGTTCAAATAATTTATTGTTTTGCTCGCTTCAAAAGAGCTCTCTGTCCGTTCCGCTATTAGGGACGGCAATAATCAGACTTTTTAAAAACGCAAGAAAATAAATAACCAAAAAACTCACCAAAGCTGCGATTGCTTCTTCGATGACATTTTGAATTTGTATATGATGAAGTTTGTAGTGTTCACATAACTTTTTAATCACGCTCGTCTTACCAACTGCTGGTGGGCCCAAAATGCACACTCTTAAAGGCTGATAAAGAAATAATTCTaattatatacaaagaaataattcataactgaaaaaaaaattcaagaacaTTTCAAAAACCAAATTTTCGGAGAAACTGCCACCATCGAATGCAAATGTGATAGCGTCCGATAAATATATGCAAATGAACCTATCCTTACCAGTAAATTCCTTGTTTGCTTGTATTCATTAATAATTTTCGTAATGTTGTCTGGAAGACCCGTCTAAACAGAATATACCCAGTCATTAATCGAATCGGAAGGAGGAACTTGGGAATAGGGATGGGAAATTGTCTTGTTGTAAAaaactatgattggttaaatGCGTGTTAACTTTAAATTGATTTTCTCAATAGGAAATGATTTTATAAAGGACTGAAATATCCTTTAACAATCCAATATGTGACATACAAAAGTGAGTCTACGTAGTTCTTGTCACAACTTATCCAGCATCTCATTTGCTCAATTATTATTTAAGACCGTAAATTAGTATTAGGTACCACACCagttatttgttgttatttttccaacatttttCTCGTTTCTGTAACCATACATTGATACAGACACACAAGTTTAAACTTCTCATACCTCAGCTACCCAGTTAAAGTTCATATTTTCTTTAATAAGCACTGCATCCATTCGTAG
This is a stretch of genomic DNA from Hydractinia symbiolongicarpus strain clone_291-10 chromosome 9, HSymV2.1, whole genome shotgun sequence. It encodes these proteins:
- the LOC130656878 gene encoding adenylate kinase 7-like translates to MQKNKSQLNMADEREKQEPSEIVKVFVNHVDTFSGNVISKVLSQAVIGNTEGELEDEDSQLSVRDYLLERQDCYQVFGTLKDPLADKPEWVDGIFEYEKKEDLLAPLLGCNIIIFDIVSDPNQVEEATWVVSALNAEIPNFNTSKVFICISTVLTWGRTKPLDPDDLEMPFTEEDYRKRKAHPNFKSHLSCEKLTIKLGKTNKSKLMTYVVASGLSYGEGENLFHFLFKTAWLGSSPHLHIYGNGQNVLPTIHIRDLANIVVNICDQKPKVRYILAVDDGNSTLEDIVKSISRNLGTGKIKFVNKEDALLEKDIAQADFDMLLVNLRMDAVLIKENMNFNWVAETGLPDNITKIINEYKQTRNLLPLRVCILGPPAVGKTSVIKKLCEHYKLHHIQIQNVIEEAIAALKVSAARADSEDVEDEDDDMKAQESQKMLEEIEECKERNNGRLEDYLLIQFFKDKLHSMPCQNQGFILDGFPKNMEQASLLFSVEEDDDEMENEENPVGYDAKIMPEFVISLNASDEFLRKRVMNLPENEVAGTHNTEEGLHRRLAEYRSVNSDDETILNYFDELEIHPEHIDVTQDHTPQMRQTLEKIIQIIGNKRNYGPTLEEIAEMKRREIERELDMHRRQQDEIEKLEAEEARDRAKKLEEWRSRLNDVKKEEEEMLETQSIPLRNYLMKYVMPTLTQGLLECTKVRPDDPIDFLAEFLFEQNPQINT